One region of Nitrosopumilaceae archaeon genomic DNA includes:
- a CDS encoding 30S ribosomal protein S12 — protein sequence MAKSPLGLFSGRVLKDKRKKQRWSIGTYKRRNLGLDKKASPLGGAPQARGIVLEKVGIEAKQPNSAVRKCVRVQLIKNGKTVTAFLPRDGAMNFVDEHDEVHVEGMGASMGGAMGDIPGVRWKVFKVNGTSLKELVYGKKEKPRR from the coding sequence ATGGCAAAATCACCACTCGGTCTATTTTCAGGAAGAGTTCTAAAAGATAAAAGAAAGAAACAACGTTGGTCTATTGGTACTTATAAAAGAAGAAATCTTGGCCTTGACAAAAAAGCAAGTCCATTAGGTGGTGCACCACAAGCTCGTGGAATTGTTTTAGAAAAAGTAGGTATTGAAGCAAAGCAGCCAAACTCTGCTGTTCGAAAATGTGTTCGTGTACAACTCATAAAAAATGGAAAGACTGTTACTGCATTTTTACCAAGAGACGGTGCTATGAATTTTGTTGATGAACATGACGAAGTACACGTAGAAGGAATGGGCGCATCCATGGGAGGAGCAATGGGAGATATTCCTGGTGTAAGATGGAAGGTATTCAAGGTAAATGGAACTTCACTCAAAGAACTTGTATATGGTAAGAAAGAAAAACCAAGGAGATAG
- a CDS encoding NusA-like transcription termination signal-binding factor, with amino-acid sequence MTETIKLTTDQIKLMSLFQNVTGATARDCIEDEKLDRVIFVVNPGKMGLAIGKGGSTIRNLQNVVKRNVELVEYSDDPADFLKNMLNQKLVSEVKINKRLDGSMQAIVMVDAKKKGIVVGREGRNAEKARLLAKRYFQISSVLIQSPEKIME; translated from the coding sequence ATGACGGAAACAATCAAACTAACAACCGACCAAATTAAACTGATGTCGCTATTTCAAAACGTAACTGGTGCAACAGCTCGTGATTGTATTGAAGATGAAAAACTTGATAGAGTAATCTTTGTTGTAAATCCAGGTAAGATGGGTCTTGCAATAGGCAAGGGTGGTTCCACAATTCGAAACCTACAAAACGTAGTAAAAAGAAATGTTGAACTTGTGGAATATTCTGATGATCCTGCAGATTTTCTCAAAAATATGTTAAATCAAAAGCTTGTATCTGAAGTTAAAATAAACAAAAGACTTGATGGTTCTATGCAAGCAATTGTTATGGTTGATGCAAAAAAGAAAGGTATCGTAGTTGGTCGTGAAGGTCGTAACGCTGAGAAGGCAAGACTACTTGCAAAAAGATACTTTCAAATTTCCAGTGTTCTAATACAAAGTCCAGAAAAAATAATGGAATAA
- a CDS encoding ribosomal L7Ae/L30e/S12e/Gadd45 family protein, whose amino-acid sequence MAKLLEKIIKDAMDDKKCSLGAKEVIGSMKNSKLIILSQSIPKNTLQKIQETATSSKVPTLNFKGSSVELGRLCGTQFRISALSLKTLSETNLKTLLKEVEEEIQQ is encoded by the coding sequence ATGGCTAAACTTCTAGAAAAAATAATCAAAGATGCCATGGATGACAAAAAGTGTTCTCTAGGTGCAAAAGAGGTAATTGGTTCAATGAAAAATTCTAAATTGATAATTTTATCTCAATCTATTCCAAAGAATACACTTCAAAAGATACAAGAGACTGCAACAAGCTCCAAAGTTCCTACTTTGAATTTTAAGGGCTCGTCTGTTGAACTTGGAAGGCTTTGTGGTACGCAATTTAGAATCTCTGCACTTTCGCTTAAAACTTTGAGTGAAACAAATCTCAAAACACTTTTGAAAGAAGTGGAAGAGGAGATACAACAATAA
- a CDS encoding DNA-directed RNA polymerase subunit A' produces MALETIKIIDGIKFSVWSPTEIRKYSVAEITAPETYDEDGMSVQGGLMDGRLGTLEPGQKCITCGNTAARCPGHFGHIELAEPVLHIAFIDNIYKLLLTTCRSCARLKIPKEDLEEYHRILNKEAAYTVISVKHIPDQIIEKAKKEKTCPHCGKSQYDMIFTKPTIFIEKTELGENRLLPITIRERFSHMIDDDLKLLGYDPSTARPEWFVLQVLPVPPVTVRPSIILETGIRSEDDLTHKLVDIIRVNQRLKESKEAGTPPLIVQDLVDLLQYHTTTYFDNEVSGIPQAHHRSGRPLKTLTQRLKGKEGRFRGSLSGKRVDFSSRTVISPDPNLDIAEVGVPEAVAIKLTIPEVVTEWNIERLKRLVINGPNKFPGANYIVRPDGVKIRLDFVEDRETIANNIEIGYLIERHLSDGDIVMFNRQPSLHQMSIMGHYVKVLPGKTFRLHPSVCPPYNADFDGDEMNLHVPQSEEARAEAILLMRVQDQLISPRYGGPIIGALRDFITGAYLLTKDDTTLTPEYFANLAMIGGYDGTFPEPAIKNKNGQFYTGKQLFSLFMPKDFNYVITSKWSKGTKGPTKDVVIKNGQLISGVIDKASIGAEEPDSVLHRITKDYGYDEAKKFLNSILVMLKQFITHYGFSYGYSDLELSTKTKENILGGIQETYDKVYDLISQAKKGTLQLSRGLSADEALEAYIVNELSKARDKAGSTADKSFDETNAGRIMATTGARGSSLNIGQMAGALGQQSIRGKRINKGYNNRSLPHFKENDTNPDSRGFVKSNYREGLSTLEFFFHAMGGREGLVDTAVRTQQSGYMQRRLINALEHLKLEYDGTVRDPHGHIIQFLYGEDGIDVAKSDHGEAFRVQRLIESETIIDIGKKATKEEITELSKKYTKTFNPRLTHAVHDALLESKISRDGVEKVCKKALELYDDAKVEPGQAVGVVTAQSIGEPGTQMTLRTFHFAGIRERNVTLGLPRLIELVDARKKPVTPTMDIYLEENYKKSKEKAIKVAREILHTKVSALVSSTETDYSTKIKLNLNTDKLKERACTIADVEEALQSSKKKFEIETNGNSITLTLAEESDAQTVLAMRNKILGTKVKGVADVERVTIVQQDDEWVIQTSGSNIAKVFEIDGVDKKNIRTNNVFEIASTLGIEAARNALINELSSTLEDQGLEVDIRYLMLVSDLMCSRGYMQQIGRHGIAGTKTSVLARAAFEITVPTIAEAALAGEVEQLKGVTENVIVGGNIPVGTGTVDLYMKVVEDG; encoded by the coding sequence ATGGCTCTTGAAACAATAAAGATAATCGACGGAATCAAATTTTCCGTTTGGTCACCAACAGAAATTAGAAAGTATTCTGTTGCAGAAATTACTGCTCCAGAAACTTATGATGAAGACGGGATGTCTGTACAAGGTGGACTAATGGATGGACGGCTTGGAACATTAGAACCAGGACAGAAATGTATTACATGTGGCAATACTGCTGCAAGGTGTCCTGGACATTTTGGTCACATTGAACTTGCCGAACCTGTCTTACATATAGCATTCATTGATAATATCTACAAACTTCTTTTGACTACATGCAGATCCTGTGCTAGACTGAAAATTCCAAAAGAGGACCTGGAAGAATATCATAGAATACTGAACAAAGAGGCAGCATATACGGTAATATCTGTAAAACATATACCAGACCAAATTATTGAAAAAGCAAAAAAAGAAAAGACATGTCCGCATTGTGGCAAATCACAATATGATATGATCTTTACAAAGCCGACAATCTTTATTGAAAAGACGGAACTTGGTGAAAACAGATTACTGCCAATAACAATTAGAGAAAGATTCTCTCACATGATTGATGATGATTTGAAACTTTTGGGATATGATCCTTCCACTGCAAGACCAGAATGGTTTGTACTCCAAGTTCTACCTGTACCACCTGTAACTGTAAGACCATCAATAATTTTAGAAACAGGAATTAGATCAGAAGATGATCTAACACACAAACTTGTTGACATAATAAGAGTAAATCAGAGATTAAAAGAAAGTAAAGAAGCAGGAACTCCTCCACTTATTGTTCAAGATCTTGTTGATTTGTTACAATATCATACAACAACATATTTCGATAATGAGGTTTCTGGAATTCCACAAGCTCATCACAGATCAGGTAGACCGCTGAAAACTTTAACACAAAGACTAAAAGGAAAAGAGGGAAGATTCAGAGGCTCACTTTCTGGAAAAAGAGTAGACTTTTCCAGCAGAACTGTGATTTCACCAGATCCAAATCTTGACATTGCTGAGGTTGGAGTCCCAGAAGCTGTAGCAATCAAACTTACAATACCTGAAGTTGTTACAGAATGGAATATTGAAAGACTAAAGAGACTTGTGATAAATGGTCCAAACAAATTCCCAGGAGCAAATTATATTGTAAGACCTGATGGAGTAAAGATTAGACTTGATTTTGTTGAAGACAGAGAAACAATTGCAAACAACATCGAGATTGGATATCTCATAGAAAGACATCTGTCAGACGGTGACATTGTCATGTTTAACAGACAACCATCTTTACACCAAATGTCAATTATGGGTCATTATGTTAAGGTCTTACCAGGAAAAACTTTCAGATTACATCCATCGGTATGTCCTCCATACAACGCTGACTTTGATGGAGATGAGATGAACTTACATGTACCACAAAGTGAGGAAGCTAGAGCTGAAGCAATTCTTTTGATGCGTGTACAGGATCAGTTGATCTCACCAAGATATGGAGGACCAATCATTGGAGCATTACGAGATTTCATCACAGGAGCATATCTATTAACAAAAGATGACACTACACTAACACCAGAATACTTTGCAAATCTTGCAATGATTGGAGGATACGATGGAACTTTTCCAGAACCTGCAATTAAAAATAAAAACGGTCAGTTTTATACTGGAAAACAACTATTCTCACTTTTCATGCCAAAAGACTTTAACTATGTAATTACGTCAAAGTGGTCTAAAGGAACCAAAGGTCCAACAAAAGATGTTGTAATAAAAAATGGTCAGTTAATCAGTGGTGTAATTGACAAAGCATCAATTGGTGCTGAAGAACCAGATAGTGTTTTGCATAGAATCACAAAAGACTATGGATATGATGAAGCAAAGAAGTTCCTAAATTCTATTTTGGTAATGCTAAAACAATTTATCACACATTATGGTTTTAGTTATGGCTATTCTGATCTTGAGCTTTCAACAAAAACAAAAGAAAACATTCTAGGCGGAATACAAGAAACATACGACAAGGTTTATGATCTTATCTCCCAAGCAAAGAAAGGAACTTTGCAGCTTAGTAGAGGTCTTTCTGCAGATGAAGCATTAGAAGCATATATTGTAAATGAGCTTTCAAAAGCAAGAGACAAGGCAGGAAGCACAGCTGACAAGTCTTTTGATGAAACAAATGCTGGAAGAATTATGGCTACAACTGGTGCCAGGGGCTCATCTCTGAATATAGGACAGATGGCTGGTGCCTTAGGTCAGCAATCAATCAGAGGAAAAAGAATCAACAAAGGATACAACAATAGATCTCTTCCACACTTTAAAGAAAATGATACTAATCCAGATTCGAGGGGATTTGTAAAATCAAACTATCGTGAGGGTCTTTCTACATTAGAATTTTTCTTCCATGCAATGGGAGGGCGTGAAGGTCTTGTAGATACTGCAGTTAGAACCCAACAAAGTGGTTACATGCAAAGAAGATTGATCAATGCACTTGAGCACCTTAAGCTAGAATATGATGGAACTGTACGAGATCCACATGGTCATATTATACAATTCTTATATGGTGAAGATGGAATCGATGTCGCAAAAAGTGATCACGGTGAAGCATTTAGAGTTCAAAGATTAATAGAATCTGAAACAATTATTGACATTGGTAAAAAAGCAACAAAGGAAGAGATAACAGAACTTTCCAAGAAATACACAAAGACATTCAATCCACGATTAACACACGCAGTACACGATGCCTTACTTGAATCAAAAATAAGCAGAGACGGTGTTGAAAAAGTTTGCAAGAAGGCATTAGAGTTGTATGATGATGCCAAAGTAGAACCGGGGCAAGCAGTAGGTGTAGTAACTGCACAATCTATTGGTGAGCCTGGAACTCAGATGACACTAAGAACATTTCACTTTGCAGGAATTAGAGAAAGAAATGTAACACTCGGTCTTCCAAGATTAATTGAACTTGTTGATGCACGCAAAAAACCAGTAACACCAACAATGGACATCTATCTGGAAGAAAACTACAAAAAATCAAAAGAAAAAGCAATCAAAGTTGCACGTGAAATCTTACATACAAAGGTTAGTGCACTTGTATCAAGCACAGAAACTGATTATTCCACAAAAATCAAACTGAATCTAAATACTGACAAGCTAAAAGAAAGGGCTTGTACCATAGCTGATGTTGAAGAGGCATTACAATCATCAAAAAAGAAATTTGAAATTGAAACTAACGGTAATTCCATTACACTAACACTTGCTGAAGAATCAGATGCTCAAACAGTTCTTGCAATGAGAAATAAAATTCTTGGTACCAAAGTAAAAGGGGTAGCTGATGTTGAAAGAGTTACTATAGTGCAACAAGACGATGAATGGGTAATACAAACATCTGGTTCTAACATTGCAAAGGTGTTTGAAATTGATGGTGTTGACAAGAAAAATATACGCACAAACAATGTCTTTGAAATTGCAAGTACACTAGGAATTGAAGCTGCACGTAACGCACTGATAAATGAGCTTAGCTCAACACTTGAGGACCAAGGTCTTGAAGTAGACATTAGATATCTTATGCTTGTTTCAGATTTGATGTGTTCTAGAGGATATATGCAACAAATTGGAAGACATGGAATTGCTGGAACAAAGACAAGTGTACTTGCAAGAGCTGCATTTGAAATTACTGTTCCAACCATTGCAGAAGCTGCATTGGCTGGAGAAGTTGAACAACTAAAAGGTGTGACAGAAAATGTAATTGTTGGTGGAAATATTCCTGTAGGAACTGGAACCGTGGATCTTTACATGAAGGTAGTTGAAGATGGCTAA
- a CDS encoding DNA-directed RNA polymerase subunit B produces the protein MANISNKRWPIIQDILKREGIARQHLNSYDEFLERGLQSIIDEVGQIEIESAEYPYKIQLGKLKLQQPRMMELDGSITHIAPMEARLRNVTYASPVMLEASVVEDGKILESRFVHIGDMPVMVRSNACLLHNLSDQKLVEHGEDPNDPGGYFIINGSERVIVGLEDLSYNKIIVDKETVGGNTVFKAKVYSSIVGYRAKLELVMKNDGLIVAKIPGSPVDIPVVTLMRALGLESDREIAAAVSLVDDIQDELEASFEKSGDVPTAKDAIVYISKRIAPGMLEEFQIKRAETLLDWGLLPHLGKHPDNRKEKSQFLGEAACKLIELKLGWLTPDDKDHYGNKVIKFAGQMLADLFRTAFRNLVRDMKYQLERSGQKRGINAVAAAVRPGIVTDKLNNAIATGNWGRGRVGVTQLLDRTNYLSTISHLRRIQSPLSRSQPNFEARDLHSTHFGRICPSETPEGSNCGLVKNLALSAIISVNVPSEDIIEKLYDLGVTYVSDAKDELKKEGTRIFVDGRLIGYYKDGQKLVDSLRELRRNFKIHPHIGIFLYQSDIEGSTKRLYVNCNAGRVLRPLIVIKDNKPLLTQELIDKVSKKFLSWSDLLHMGVIELVDANEEENCYIAMDEENVKKHTHMEIFPSAILGAGASIIPYPEHNQSPRNTYESAMAKQSLGFSTPLMNASTYVRQHFMLYPQTPIVTTKAMGLLGLEDRPAGQNCIVAVLPFDGYNIEDAIVLSRSSVERGLGRTFFYRIYEAEAKQYPGGMRDNFEIPNAEANIRGFRGEKAYRLLEEDGVIATESTVQGGDILIGKTSPPRFMEEYREFEVKGPYRRDTSIGVRPSENGVVDTVVMTQSHDGGRMYKIRVRDVRVPEIGDKFASRHGQKGVVGLLVNHEDLPYTADGVVPDVLINPHAFPSRMTVGMFLESVTGKAAALRGTKMDGSAFVGEKLEDVKGVLESAGFKYSGKEMMYDGRTGKAFPAEVFIGVVYYQKLHHMVADKIHARARGQVQMLTKQPTEGRARGGGLRFGEMERDCLIAYGASMMLKDRLLDESDKADIYICERCGLVSYYDIKQRRFVCRVCGDKAKVTSISVAYAFKLLLQEMMSLDVAPRLLIKEKV, from the coding sequence ATGGCAAATATTTCAAATAAACGTTGGCCAATAATTCAGGACATATTAAAAAGAGAGGGTATAGCTCGCCAACATCTTAATTCATATGATGAGTTTTTGGAAAGAGGTCTTCAAAGTATAATTGATGAAGTTGGACAAATAGAAATTGAAAGCGCAGAATATCCATACAAAATTCAACTTGGTAAGCTAAAACTACAACAACCAAGAATGATGGAACTTGATGGTTCTATAACACACATAGCTCCTATGGAAGCAAGACTGCGTAATGTTACATACGCATCTCCAGTAATGCTTGAGGCAAGTGTTGTAGAAGATGGAAAAATTCTAGAATCAAGATTTGTTCACATTGGTGACATGCCAGTTATGGTACGATCTAATGCTTGCCTTTTGCATAACCTCTCTGATCAAAAACTTGTAGAACATGGTGAGGATCCAAACGATCCTGGTGGATATTTTATTATAAATGGATCAGAACGAGTGATTGTTGGACTAGAAGATCTTTCTTACAATAAAATTATAGTTGATAAAGAAACCGTTGGAGGTAACACTGTCTTCAAAGCTAAAGTCTATTCATCTATTGTTGGTTATCGCGCAAAACTTGAACTTGTAATGAAAAATGATGGTTTGATAGTTGCAAAAATTCCGGGTTCACCTGTTGACATACCTGTAGTTACTTTAATGCGAGCTCTAGGACTTGAATCTGATAGAGAAATTGCAGCTGCAGTTTCACTTGTTGATGACATTCAAGATGAACTTGAAGCATCATTTGAAAAGTCAGGCGATGTACCAACTGCAAAGGATGCGATAGTATACATCAGTAAGAGAATAGCGCCTGGAATGCTTGAAGAATTTCAGATAAAGAGAGCAGAAACTTTGCTTGACTGGGGACTTTTACCACATCTTGGAAAGCATCCAGATAATAGAAAGGAAAAATCACAATTTCTGGGCGAAGCAGCTTGCAAATTAATTGAATTAAAACTAGGCTGGCTTACACCTGATGATAAAGATCATTATGGAAATAAGGTCATAAAATTTGCGGGTCAGATGCTGGCAGATTTATTCAGAACTGCTTTTAGAAACTTGGTTCGAGATATGAAATATCAACTTGAACGTTCTGGACAGAAAAGAGGAATTAATGCGGTTGCAGCAGCAGTAAGACCAGGTATAGTTACTGACAAACTAAATAATGCAATTGCAACAGGAAATTGGGGAAGAGGCAGAGTAGGAGTAACCCAGCTTTTAGATAGAACAAACTATCTTTCAACAATTAGTCATCTTAGAAGAATTCAATCTCCTTTGAGCAGAAGTCAACCAAACTTTGAGGCACGAGATTTACATTCAACACATTTTGGTAGAATATGTCCAAGTGAAACCCCTGAGGGATCAAATTGTGGACTAGTCAAGAATCTGGCTCTTTCTGCAATAATATCGGTGAATGTTCCATCAGAAGATATTATTGAAAAACTCTACGATCTTGGAGTGACTTATGTTTCAGATGCAAAAGATGAGCTAAAAAAAGAAGGAACAAGAATTTTTGTTGATGGAAGACTAATTGGATATTATAAAGATGGACAAAAGCTTGTAGATTCATTACGTGAGCTAAGAAGAAATTTCAAAATTCATCCTCACATTGGAATATTTTTGTACCAGTCTGATATTGAAGGTTCTACAAAAAGACTTTATGTAAACTGTAATGCAGGAAGAGTTCTACGTCCTTTAATCGTAATAAAAGATAACAAACCGCTTTTAACACAAGAACTCATAGATAAGGTAAGCAAAAAATTCCTTTCCTGGAGTGATCTTTTACACATGGGGGTAATTGAATTAGTGGATGCAAATGAGGAAGAAAACTGTTACATTGCAATGGATGAAGAGAATGTAAAAAAACATACTCATATGGAAATATTCCCATCTGCAATTCTTGGAGCTGGCGCATCTATAATTCCATATCCTGAACATAATCAATCTCCAAGAAATACATATGAATCCGCCATGGCAAAACAAAGTCTTGGTTTTTCTACCCCGTTGATGAATGCAAGTACATATGTGCGACAGCATTTCATGTTATATCCTCAAACTCCAATCGTAACAACAAAAGCGATGGGACTTTTAGGATTAGAAGACAGGCCTGCTGGACAAAATTGTATTGTTGCAGTACTACCTTTTGATGGTTACAATATTGAAGATGCTATAGTTTTAAGCAGATCATCTGTAGAAAGAGGACTAGGAAGAACTTTCTTTTATAGAATCTATGAAGCAGAAGCGAAACAATATCCTGGAGGAATGAGAGATAACTTTGAAATTCCAAATGCAGAAGCAAATATTCGTGGTTTTCGTGGTGAAAAAGCTTACAGATTGTTAGAAGAAGATGGCGTAATTGCAACTGAATCAACAGTTCAAGGTGGAGATATTTTGATTGGAAAGACAAGTCCACCAAGATTCATGGAAGAATATAGAGAATTTGAGGTAAAAGGACCATATAGACGAGATACCTCAATCGGAGTAAGACCATCGGAGAATGGTGTTGTTGATACCGTTGTCATGACTCAATCACACGATGGTGGCCGGATGTATAAGATTCGAGTTAGAGATGTCAGAGTTCCGGAAATAGGTGACAAATTTGCATCTAGACATGGTCAGAAAGGAGTTGTAGGTTTACTTGTAAATCATGAAGATCTACCATATACAGCTGATGGAGTTGTTCCAGACGTATTAATTAATCCACATGCATTTCCATCTAGAATGACTGTTGGAATGTTTCTAGAATCAGTGACTGGAAAAGCTGCAGCACTTAGAGGCACTAAAATGGATGGCTCTGCATTTGTAGGAGAAAAATTGGAGGATGTCAAAGGAGTCCTAGAATCTGCAGGTTTCAAATATTCTGGAAAAGAAATGATGTATGATGGAAGAACAGGAAAAGCATTTCCTGCCGAAGTTTTCATTGGAGTTGTATATTATCAAAAACTTCACCACATGGTTGCAGATAAGATCCATGCTAGAGCAAGAGGACAAGTACAGATGCTAACAAAACAACCTACAGAAGGACGTGCACGTGGAGGCGGTTTGAGATTTGGAGAAATGGAAAGAGATTGTCTTATTGCATACGGTGCTTCTATGATGTTAAAGGATAGACTGCTTGATGAATCAGACAAGGCCGATATTTATATCTGTGAAAGATGTGGGCTAGTCTCATATTATGACATCAAACAACGACGCTTTGTTTGTAGAGTTTGTGGCGATAAAGCAAAGGTGACATCAATTTCAGTAGCCTATGCATTCAAGCTCTTGTTACAAGAAATGATGAGCTTAGATGTTGCTCCAAGACTCTTGATAAAGGAGAAGGTATAA
- a CDS encoding DNA-directed RNA polymerase subunit H gives MITKKDHILVPDHIYVPKHEIMTKKEAEETLEKFHTKPTEMPLIYVNDPAIKGLGVKPGDMIKITRKSATAGESVYYRYVVEE, from the coding sequence ATGATAACTAAAAAAGATCACATCCTAGTTCCAGATCATATCTATGTTCCAAAACATGAGATAATGACAAAAAAAGAAGCTGAAGAAACACTAGAAAAATTTCATACAAAACCTACTGAAATGCCACTTATTTATGTAAACGATCCTGCCATCAAAGGCTTGGGAGTAAAACCTGGTGATATGATTAAGATAACAAGAAAAAGTGCAACTGCTGGTGAGAGTGTCTATTACAGATACGTGGTGGAAGAGTAA
- a CDS encoding PEFG-CTERM sorting domain-containing protein, with protein MSTRFSGFALLAILVAATATIPVFADNSTNTNSTGTQNPYQNPILAGTQNPTTTTGVPITVTTDKTSYNDGDKLTISGTTQDYISGTPVSVIVRNPIGNVVQIAQVDLGSDRTYSTTITVGGSSLWQSAGTYEVDVQFGSKDRSAKTTFQFTGSGQSGPSGNTIKVDGTDFSVTYSITNGKVLGIKADIPSKSLIVSIQTTGNGQLTIDLPRALIDAKINNQTDDQFFVLNDGQEAQFTETKTTTDRTLTIPFTDGTGQIEIIGTWIVPEFGPIAMLVLAIAIISIIAVSAKTGLRFMPKY; from the coding sequence ATGAGTACTCGTTTTAGTGGATTTGCATTACTTGCAATTCTGGTTGCTGCAACAGCGACTATTCCGGTTTTTGCAGACAATTCTACAAATACAAATTCTACAGGGACGCAAAATCCGTACCAGAATCCCATACTTGCAGGTACACAAAATCCTACAACCACAACAGGAGTACCAATTACCGTTACAACAGACAAAACATCGTATAACGATGGAGACAAACTCACCATATCAGGAACAACACAAGACTACATTTCTGGTACACCAGTTTCAGTTATAGTTAGAAATCCTATTGGAAATGTTGTGCAGATAGCTCAAGTAGATCTCGGAAGTGATAGAACATACAGTACAACGATCACAGTTGGTGGGAGTAGTTTGTGGCAATCTGCTGGTACTTACGAAGTAGATGTACAGTTTGGTAGTAAAGATAGATCGGCCAAAACAACATTCCAGTTTACTGGTTCTGGACAGAGCGGACCATCAGGAAACACCATAAAAGTGGATGGTACTGACTTTTCAGTTACATATAGCATCACAAATGGTAAAGTGCTTGGAATTAAGGCTGATATCCCATCTAAATCATTGATAGTATCAATACAAACAACAGGGAATGGACAATTAACTATAGATCTACCAAGAGCATTGATAGATGCAAAGATAAATAATCAAACAGATGATCAATTCTTTGTCTTAAACGATGGTCAAGAAGCTCAATTTACTGAAACAAAAACAACTACTGACAGGACTCTAACAATTCCATTCACTGATGGAACTGGACAAATAGAGATCATTGGTACATGGATAGTTCCAGAGTTTGGCCCAATAGCAATGCTAGTACTTGCAATTGCAATTATATCCATAATTGCTGTATCTGCAAAGACTGGGTTAAGATTCATGCCAAAATACTAG
- a CDS encoding PEFG-CTERM sorting domain-containing protein: MSTHKEYALIAILATIAVVGVVPAFADCPPDCLPKATYNPLTASGPILPISVTTDKSTYDHSSIIMVSGHVDHPYPGQDVGMKVTSPSGNVVSAAQLTVDSNGDFTTKLNTSSPIWTENGAYTIYVQQGDEQSRTNSVQVELTGTLPAQPPAVPEFGPIAMLVLAIAIISIIAVSAKTGLRFMPKY; this comes from the coding sequence ATGAGTACTCATAAAGAATACGCGCTGATCGCTATTCTTGCCACAATAGCTGTTGTGGGAGTGGTTCCAGCTTTTGCAGACTGTCCACCAGATTGTCTACCGAAGGCAACTTACAACCCTCTTACTGCCAGCGGACCAATTCTGCCAATATCTGTAACTACGGATAAATCAACATATGATCACAGCTCCATCATCATGGTAAGTGGTCATGTAGATCACCCATATCCTGGTCAAGATGTAGGTATGAAAGTAACTAGTCCATCTGGAAATGTTGTAAGCGCTGCACAACTAACTGTTGATAGCAATGGTGACTTCACAACCAAATTAAACACTAGTAGTCCAATATGGACAGAAAATGGAGCATACACAATTTATGTCCAACAGGGCGATGAGCAATCCAGAACCAACAGCGTTCAGGTTGAGCTTACCGGTACATTACCAGCACAACCACCAGCAGTTCCAGAGTTTGGCCCAATAGCAATGCTAGTACTTGCAATTGCAATTATATCCATAATTGCTGTATCTGCAAAGACTGGGTTAAGATTCATGCCAAAATACTAG